Within the Eleginops maclovinus isolate JMC-PN-2008 ecotype Puerto Natales chromosome 13, JC_Emac_rtc_rv5, whole genome shotgun sequence genome, the region TTTTGTGTGTTCATTGCGGTCAGATCTTAACGGGGCAGCAGTCTGTTAGGAGCTCTTGCAGCAGCCTCTGCGCTCTTCCTGCTCATCGCCGAGCCCGAGGGGGTTGGACAGGGTTACAGCACTGATGGAGCCACGGGTCACCTCTCTGCTGGCCACCTTCTTGTGGATGGCTGGAAAAAATGAAACGAGGACAGCAGGTTTGCATCATAACTTCATTCAAAGAGGATGTGCCATCGTCACACTGACTGAACGCACCTGTGAGGACTTCATTGAAAGCATGCTCGACATTAGTGGAGTCCAACGCTGACGTCTCCATGTACATGAGACCTCTCTTCTCTGAGTTAGTCAAAGGGGGGAGAGCAAGGAAATCACAAACCAAGAAACAGTGACATTTTCAAGGAGCTGCATTCACACCACTTAGctagacaaacacatttcattgtcACAGGAACACTTTAGATGTGCGTTCATGAAATCCTTAACATACAACAGACCTGCAAAGTCTTTGGCTTCCTCTATAGGAACGGTCCTGAGGTTCTCCAGGTCTCTCTTGTTTCCCACCAGCATGACCACGATGTGAGGGTCTGCATGGTCGAACAGCTCTTTCAACCATCGATCCGCACTCTCGTAGGTCAGGTGCTTGCTAATGTCGTAAACCAACAGAGCTCCTACTGCTCCCCTGTAATACCTGAGTCCACCAGGTGAGAGAAGCCAAACATGTTAGATTTAATTATTCAAACTAGAAGCTCTCTGCTTATTGCAAAAATGTGTGACCAGAGTGTGACTCATATTTGTATGCAGTGTTACTTAAACTGGCAAAAATGTGTGTGCCAAATGGGAGAATTCTAACTTCCTTTGTAGTGTCTCTATTACttgtttatacatgtgtgtgtgagtgtttgtgaaCACACGCTGAGGTGATAGCCCTGTAGCGCTCCAGCCCGGCTGTGTCCCAGATTTGGGCCTTGATGGTGTAGTTCTCCAGCTGTACGGTCCGCGTGCTGAACTCCACGCCGATAGTGGTGCGACTGTCATGATTAAACTCATTCTTAGTGAAGCGAGACAGAAGGTTGCTCTTTCCTACGCCAGACTCTCCTATTAAAACCACTGAAACAAGCAGAGGCGGGCGAAGCTGAAATTAATCCATTAGTAATACTCAGTTTGACATATGGGCCTATTTAACTCGTTTTATGGCACATGGAACCCAAAAATAGAACTGTTAATTGGTCCAAACTATGACTTTCTGCAATAAATCGGATTCATTTCTGATCTAACAAGTGTAGAATTGCTTTCACTCACGAGACATCAGACGCTGTACATCTCATAAATTTGGCACCTCAGTTGCTGACTTTACTTTGGAATTAATGGAATTAAAAATCCTAGGCggattaaatattgtacaaatcAAATAATAGCTTCTTAGTGGAGTAGGACACTTCCGATGTTTCTTTAGTAGGTCAAAAGTCAAATGGTTTACAgccaaacagacagaa harbors:
- the LOC134874746 gene encoding ras-related protein Rab-25-like, producing MGSHESYNFVFKVVLIGESGVGKSNLLSRFTKNEFNHDSRTTIGVEFSTRTVQLENYTIKAQIWDTAGLERYRAITSAYYRGAVGALLVYDISKHLTYESADRWLKELFDHADPHIVVMLVGNKRDLENLRTVPIEEAKDFAEKRGLMYMETSALDSTNVEHAFNEVLTAIHKKVASREVTRGSISAVTLSNPLGLGDEQEERRGCCKSS